From the Fusobacterium sp. JB019 genome, the window GTATCACAATGAACAAAGGAACAGTTAAATGGTTTAACGCAGAAAAAGGGTTTGGATTCATCACATCTGAAGAAGGAAATGACTTATTCGTACATTTCTCTGAAATCAAAAAAGAAGGATTCAAAACTTTAGAAGAAGGTCAATCAGTTACTTTTGATGTAAAAGAAGGACAAAAAGGACCTCAAGCAGCTAACGTAGAAATCGCGTAGTTCTTGTAAAAAAAAAAGTAATTTTCATCCCACTCGTAAGAGTGGGATTTTTTTTACTTTAAATTAGAATTAAAAGAAATTTATGATTAATAAAAAATATTTAAGTTGA encodes:
- a CDS encoding cold-shock protein, whose protein sequence is MNKGTVKWFNAEKGFGFITSEEGNDLFVHFSEIKKEGFKTLEEGQSVTFDVKEGQKGPQAANVEIA